In the genome of Dromiciops gliroides isolate mDroGli1 chromosome 1, mDroGli1.pri, whole genome shotgun sequence, the window TCCCACTGACCTAATGATAGGGAATCTGTGTGAGGGATCTGGGAAGGGGCAAGAATTGCAAGACATAAGGTGAGGTTGAGAAAGAGATGAAGTAGGGTCTGGTGAAGGGGTTGGGAGGACAGGGACAGCTTCTGGAAACTGGAATAGGGTGAGCTCTAGACTGGGCTAATGAACACTGGTGACGGCAATGCCGAGGGCAGGCACCTTGTGACACAAGAAGTTGTAGTCGGCCACACGGAAACAGACATCAGGACAGCTGCTAAAATTGTCGGTACTATCAAAAGGTAATTCTCCGAAGCCCACCTAGGGAATGAAGCAAGAAGGGGgacaatgggggggggcagcctgACTCAAAGCACCTGCCACCAATGCCACAGTATGGGCCTCAGAAGAAAGGCAAGGGTCAGAAGTAGCCCTCCTCGACATCCCACCCTCACCCCTGCACCACCCCCTTGGGCATGGGGATGGGCTGGAAAAGACAGGGCTTTGGGCTGGGACCCCGAGCATACCCGGAGCTCCGGAGGCAAGGCACAGTCCGCCAGCAACGCCAGGTCTTCCCGGAGCCGGCAGTCGGCAGGGGGTGACTCAATGGTCAGCACCTTCACACATGTCCCTGGCTTCGAGGCCACTGCCAAGGGAAGAGCGCAGCTTCAGGCAGGCTCCTTTCACCTCCAGCCGCCCAGACTGGCCCAACCTGGGGAAGCCCCAGCTCTGCCCACTGCCCAGAGTCAATGGGCAGCTACTGGCCAAAGCAACAGGGCTCACCAAACTCATAGGCCTTCTTGCACTTGGTCTCCACGCCGGTGATAAGCTCCTGCAGCTGACACTGCTTGGCCAGCCTCTTCAGGTCACTCACGTGTTCCACATCGATGTCCAAGCGGCCTGCAGAGAGAAGAGCAGCACGGCTGTCAGGGAGGGGCTCCGCTTTCCTCACTGGGCAGGCTGTAGTTACTGTCCTGGATGTGGGGGAAAGCAAGGGATGGCCTCAGAACGAGGCCTCCCGGCCTCTTCCTCTAACTTGTGCAAATGTAGGCTATACGGCAGAGGCAGATTGCTGCctgtttccccatcagtaaattTCAGAAACTAACTCCTGAGGTGCCTGGAGGCAGGACATAGCTTGATTAGGACTTGACCCTAATAGACCAAAGAAGAAACCGAGTCATCcctgacacagagagagagatgtgtcCCCTGGAGTGTGACTGCAGTGACAAACATGCCCAGGGATACCTCGGGCAAGGGACTGCATGAGTGCATAATGCATGGAACCCCTTCTCAACACAAAAGCCTCATTCAAGGTTGAGAAGGAAGGGCACCCTTCTCAGCGGCAGATGATCCAAGAGGACCGTCTCACCATGCCCAGAAAGGACCCCTATGTGACAATGCCAAACTCTCACAATCGAAGGCCAAGGTTACTGGGGACTTTGGAATGAGTTCTGACTGATGCCCATCTCCTGCACGGGCTCAACGGACAGAAATGAAGCGGGTCACAGGAGATCACTAAGCTATGACCAGCCCACCCCAACCACCCCAGCCCTGCCCATCACCAGCCCCCAGGAGAGGGGCCACCTGTGTAGAGATACTGCAGAAGGGAGCCAAAGGCCATGGGATTGATctgtggaaagaaaggaaatgtcaGAGAGAACCGTGGCATTCCCAGGCAGAGCTCCGTCCCCCTCCCTGGCAAGGATACCTCATACCTCCTCAGGCTTCCCTCCCCTGAGTCCAGACTGACTGTTCTCCTCTAATCCTTGTTCCCTGTACTTAACCATCAAGgccctgggggggtggggggttgccATGCCTAGCTCAGGGTGCCAAAGGTCCCATCCATAGCTAACGTCCACCCAGGCTGGGCAATGTGACTCTGCCTATTCCTGGGGGCTGAGGACTAGGGACAGACCCTTTCATGGCCCAGAGGGTAATTCTTCAGGGCCATGGTCCAGGCCATACCAGTGGGTGCTTGAGGGCGATCACGCTTTTCCCCTTCCACTTGGTATCAAACATGTTGGCGAAGTAGCTGCTCCGGGCACTGAGGATACATCGGTGGGCACAAAAGGACTTCCCATGGACGATGAAAACAATGTCGCTCTGGTAGCCTTGCTCCAGgagcctggggggagggggctgggtgGGCAGGGGCACGGAGGGGAAGGGGCCATGGGCCATGAGGGGGAAATGCTATCATCTCATCCCTACCCCATTCCCTGTCCTCTCCCTGGGTTCCAGGCCCCACGGATCCTTCTCCTCAGAGCCAAGACCCGAGGTCTATAAACAGGACAGCAGCCGAAAGAAGCTATGTCCAGACACGGCTTATCTCCCCCCAACACTCCTGGGCCCATGAGTTGGCTCTTTTTCAGTCCGTACAGTTTAAtctctgatgtgtgtgtgtgtgggggggggggcaagggaaGATAGTAAAATGTCCAATTTTATGCCTTGAGATAACACTAGAAAACAATCTCAAGTTGGCATGGGAACTTCTGCCACCCTTTGGCCTCCTCATTGCTGTGGGAAATGGCATGAGCTCTGGCCTATCTGGGGACAGTTGGGAGGCATAAAGGGATGCCCACTAAAATGCCCCAAATGAGTTGGTGACCCAgaatttcctctcctcctcttccctaaggaaggaagaagggagaccagcagcctcaggccctcccccagcccctcaccGCTGCAGAAAGTCATCATAATAATCCCTCTGCATTCGGGTGGAGGTGATCTGCTTGTAATCCCTCAGCTCCCGACGGATGGTGTCGCTCAGTGCCCCATAAAGGCAGCGCTCCCCATCAAAAGTGTTAGCTTCACACCTGGCTCCTGAGGGATGATGGGAGATAAGCATGGCCTGTTCTCTCTGCTGTCTGCCCAACACTGAGCCCAGCTCTTAGTTCACTGGTCCCACCCCAGGCCCACCAACACCAAGACTCCCATCCCAGCCCCACCACCTCATGCTCCAATGCTCCCTGGGACCCCATCCTCTCTAAACCCATCAGTGGAAATGCTGACCGGGTCAGCATATAAAACACCATGTGCTCCCACGGAACCCCAACCAAGCTTACAGGATGAGCAGGAGGTGGTGCTGTCAGGGtgaaaaccaaaaagaaagagctAGAACTCTCACGCATGTAACAGTTCCCCAGGCCAAGGCCTCAGGCTGGTAGAAGGACCACAAAGAAGGGTCTCCACTAGGCCCCCTACTGATCTCTAGGCCCAGCCCACCTCAAGGTGTCCCCCTCTCTCAAGGgagaaccacacacacacacacacacacccatatccccaccctctctctctctctctctctctcatcccctccTGGGCTTACCATTGGCCAGAAGGTAACGTACAAGCTCCTCATGTCCACACAAGCAGGCATAATATCTGTGAGGGAAAAAATATccactctggagagcaagttATAGCATGTGTACCTCCTTCCCCTCATCCTAGGGCCAAACAGTACCCTTACAGTACTAGAAAGAGCAGAGGGCTCAAGGAGTCTGgggcttcaaatcccagctctaacaCTCCCTAGCTGGGTgacagtttccccatctctaaaatgggtgcagtgggagagggaggaaatgtCGCCCTTAAACAACTTACCTCACGATTGTCACAGAAAGGGCAGTGTAAGCTGTAAAGTGCTCTAGGAGtcatactatctttttttttttggcggggcaatgggggttaagtgacttgcccaaggtcacacagctagtaagtgtcaagtgtctgaggccagatttgaactcatgtcctcctgaatccagggctggtgctttatccactacgccacctagctgccctggaatcaTACTATCAGGGCTGTGGCCAGCCCCCTCTTTAAGGCCCCAGCTCTTGGCTTGgcctcccatccttcctccccAAAGTATGTTTCTCCCCTACTCGTTCAACTCTAATATCGCGGAAACTCTGCTCTTCAGCCTTGAAAGCCCTACATAACCCATCCTTCCAGTCCATCAGCCATCACTTTCTCTCCCACACACTCTGCAATTCAGCCTGTTCCCTGTTCCTCATGCCTGCAGTGCATCCCTGACTCTCCTCGACTTCAtaccattcttcctcttcctttaagacactgctcaggcagctaggtggcgcttgggcagctagggggcacagtggatagagcatgggccctggagtcaggaggacctgagttcaaattcagcctcagacacttaatacttactagctgtgtgaccctgggcaagtcacttaaccccaattgcctcacacacacacacacaaaagagacaCTGCTCAAGCACCCCCTCCCTACCCACCACCAAGTAGTACAGTTCCTTCCCACAATACCTTGCATCACACTACTTTGTCTATGTTTCTATTTATTCACCTTATATGTGTAAAGTATGTGTTCACATATGCCCCGTGAGAACGTGAGCTCTTTGGAGGAGGGCTGGTCTCATCCTTTGTACTTACATCCTCGGTACCTCACCCTTGATCACTGATTGATAGGAGACTGGGGGAGGCGGGGATACTCACAGAGGGGTACTGTCCCATTTGTCCCGGACATTGATCTCCACATCTCTCTGCTCCAGAAGGTAgctgaagggaaagaagaaagcaaaggttGGAGCCATGCCTCCTCAGTGGGAGTCATCCATCTCCTCGAGAAAACAGGGGACTCCGCCGATCCATGAGACTGGGAGGCCCAGTAGAAAACCACTAGAGATTAGGCCTCTTCTCACAGGACAGATAACGGTCCTGGGAACAGAAAGGATGGAGGAGGATGagagaaagaattatttttttttggtggggcaatgagggttaagtgacttgcccagggtcacacagctagtcagtgtcaagtgtctgaggctcgatttgaattcaggtcctcctgaatccagggctggtgctttatctactgcgccacctaagtgGCCCTTTGAGAGAGAGATTCTGAAGAAAGACTCTATAAGACTCGGTGACTGATTAGCTATGGGggacaagaaagaaggaagggaacccaaggacagaaagagggaaggcAGAAGGAAGAGCTGatatcagaggataaaataagcCTGGTTTGGGAAATGCTGAACTTACAATCCTGGAGGAATGCTGAGTAGGAAATTCCCagaagctaaatggaaaaagaggcctGAAGTGGCAGAGGGAGGATGGTGCCAAAGACAGGGTTATAATAAAAGCTGCAGAGGCAGCATCTCAGGAGAGTCGGGGAGGAGAGCCCTTCTCCCAGTGCAGGTTGGCCCCTTCTCCCTGCAGCTAAAAGCCTTGCTGGGgggaaatgacctgcccagggtgatGCCTCAGGTGTGTCATAGGCAGGATTTAAAGCCGGGCCTTCCTGACCACCCCTTCccacatgtcacttaaccctcactgacccgcaaaaaaaatttaaaaaataataataatatgtagcCTGAAGGGATCTCTATGTACAGTTCAGTGGTCCCAGTTCTATTTgagggttgtttggttttttttttggaggggggggtttggtgaggcaattggggttaagtgacttgcccagggtcacacagctactaagtgttaagtgtttgaggctggatttgaactcaggttctcctgaatccagggcctgtgctctattcactgcaccacctagctgcccctctacttgagtttgacaccactgctttaaGGTACAGAAAGCAGGCTGCAAGGTATTagttactattattcccattgtttacagatgcggaaatgggttcagaaaggttaaatgtctCCCCAAATCAGGGCCTGATGTGAACTGGGTGGTCCCCAGGTTCTGAGTCTGAAATCTCTTCCCCACATAATGctgtctcattttctctttatagCCTCAATATCTCAAGCAGTTACTACATGGTTATCTACATACAGGGGAGGGTTGGAGCCTGGGGAAATAGGAGCAGAAATTCAGGGAACCAAGAGACAGAAGTGGGCAAAGGAAGTCACATGGTTAGGGaccaaaaggaagaagggaagccaGGAAGGGGAAATAAACACCAAAGGTAACAGTAGAACCGAGTGACTGCAGAGGAGCAACAGTTTCAAGAAGGATGCAACAAATGAAGCCAAAAAATATGGGAGGATGAGGCCTGAGAAAAAGCCAATGAATCCATCGACTGGGTGGGTCATTGGTGCCCTGGAAAACCGTTTGTAAGTCCAGTGATTGAGCCCTGCTTGTAAGGGGTAAAAAAGTGGGTGGAAGCAAGGCGGGTACAGGATTCCTTAAGAAATGGGGTGGtagctagaaagagaaataatagatagaaggaaagcatttttttctctttatagagACTTTTGACAGTTTGGAGAAAGTAGTCAGTGGAGAGGGAGTGATTGGATTTGCtatagtgagagagagaaagagagaaagagagagagagagagagagagagagagagagagagagagagagagagagagagagagagagagagagatggagccGACTACTAAGAGGAGGTGCACGAAGACATGGGCAAGAATGCAGGTTGAAGGGAGGGCCCCTAAGGCAAGAAAGACAAATGTGCTAAGGTAGAAAGGAGGTGAGGAAATGAAGTCTGTACCAATGGCCACTTCCTCTTAGGGAAGCAAGAGGTGAGAACATCTGCACGTCAACAAAATCTCTTCCTGGGGTACAATGCATTAGGCATCCCCCCAACCCCAGGTCCCCAGTTTTGGATGATCCACGTTCCTAGGGCCTGAGCTCGCGGAGGGTTCCTGTGGTGGCTTTGCCTGGGTTAGAGCTACCAGAGAAGTGAGGCCATAAGGATGGACCCATTGGACAAGAACTAGGGTGAAGGGTCTCCTCTAGGGTCTCTCCCGTCTCAGGCTCTGAACACCAACGTTTATCTGCTCAAGGGACTGTCTTGCCCTGTGCCCAAAAGGCCGAC includes:
- the ABTB1 gene encoding ankyrin repeat and BTB/POZ domain-containing protein 1, with translation MDTSDLFISCKKGDVCRVRYLLEQRDVEINVRDKWDSTPLYYACLCGHEELVRYLLANGARCEANTFDGERCLYGALSDTIRRELRDYKQITSTRMQRDYYDDFLQRLLEQGYQSDIVFIVHGKSFCAHRCILSARSSYFANMFDTKWKGKSVIALKHPLINPMAFGSLLQYLYTGRLDIDVEHVSDLKRLAKQCQLQELITGVETKCKKAYEFVASKPGTCVKVLTIESPPADCRLREDLALLADCALPPELRVGFGELPFDSTDNFSSCPDVCFRVADYNFLCHKAFFCGRSDYFRALLDDHFSESEELATSPGLPAVTLHGISPDIFTRVLYYVYSDDTELSPDIAYDVLCVADMYLLPGLKRLCGRSLAQVLDEDSVVGVWKVAKLFQLTRLEDQCTEFMAKVIEKLVEREEFVAAVKEEAAAVAERQETDSIPLVDDIRFHITSNVQTYSAIEEASQRLQVLEELLASIGLDC